One genomic region from Bacillota bacterium encodes:
- a CDS encoding VWA domain-containing protein — MIKGDVELLGNYLASIFNRDHGARVGETAIISRKIHTIDPAAPDEVRVVVNADAGEIFYRRRDAGEVVHMDIFHEVGSVNHCLVAKVVREVFEADPRGRAIMDYVDVQTATGGGRITGSLNYGDKPSLRRAHLNHVHVAALLHDSALPLVFNVVAAVEAEISAQGYEIRKIQRLAHERGNKNGRADMSPYSSFSDSMIQGDGPKPGDSPFEHQSNLQKAMELSDDFGSVDEVAEVLEYLAEESDLHNLMAKLAQRNSTPSEMIDILVNKGLARRDGWKATLTPEGWKLRNFFRLHRQEIEMHFRRLIRRIPAISAPRDRITYTNSSSRKTGGRVRKKICHPDKDEWFLSIAVPETVVNAATRCLASRCTAPAGTAAVDAQARAAGEAVEQGFRITVAPEDLIVEKQLRSNPVDICLLIDASASMAGRRIHAAKYLARHLLLATRDKVAVVIFQESSVKVHVPFTRAYQKIELGVMRIQPLGLTPLAEGIIGCLEYVKAARVKNPLILMITDGIPTVPKWSLNPIDDALQAATTIPQMRVKFGCVGLEPNKSFLESLTKKAGGTLYIVDELEKDSLATIAHRERAKVTAGNA, encoded by the coding sequence TTGATCAAGGGCGACGTCGAGCTCCTCGGCAATTACCTTGCCTCCATATTCAACAGGGATCACGGCGCCCGGGTCGGCGAAACCGCCATAATATCGCGGAAGATCCACACGATCGACCCCGCCGCGCCCGACGAGGTACGGGTCGTGGTCAACGCGGACGCGGGGGAGATATTCTACCGCCGCCGCGATGCGGGCGAGGTCGTCCACATGGATATCTTCCACGAGGTCGGGTCGGTGAACCACTGCCTCGTGGCGAAAGTGGTCCGCGAGGTGTTCGAGGCCGACCCGCGCGGCCGCGCGATCATGGACTACGTGGACGTCCAGACCGCCACGGGGGGCGGCAGGATCACGGGGTCCCTCAACTACGGCGACAAGCCCTCGTTGCGGAGGGCCCACCTCAACCACGTGCACGTTGCGGCGCTTCTCCACGACTCAGCTCTGCCGCTGGTATTCAACGTGGTGGCGGCCGTCGAGGCGGAGATCTCCGCCCAGGGGTACGAGATCCGGAAGATACAGAGGCTCGCGCACGAGCGAGGGAACAAAAACGGCCGCGCCGACATGTCGCCGTACTCCTCGTTCAGCGATTCGATGATCCAGGGGGATGGTCCGAAGCCGGGGGACAGCCCGTTCGAACACCAGTCCAACCTGCAGAAGGCGATGGAGCTGTCTGACGACTTCGGCAGCGTCGACGAGGTCGCCGAGGTGCTCGAGTACCTCGCGGAAGAGTCGGACCTGCACAACCTGATGGCCAAGCTCGCGCAGAGGAACTCCACGCCGTCCGAAATGATAGACATACTCGTCAACAAGGGCCTCGCCCGGCGCGACGGGTGGAAGGCCACCCTGACGCCTGAGGGTTGGAAGCTCAGGAACTTCTTCCGCCTGCACCGCCAGGAGATAGAAATGCATTTCAGGCGGCTCATACGCCGCATCCCCGCGATTTCGGCCCCACGCGACAGGATTACGTACACGAACTCGTCATCGAGGAAGACAGGCGGCAGGGTGAGGAAGAAGATTTGCCATCCCGACAAGGACGAGTGGTTTCTCAGTATCGCGGTGCCGGAGACGGTGGTCAACGCGGCGACGCGGTGCCTCGCCTCCCGGTGCACGGCCCCCGCGGGCACGGCTGCGGTTGACGCTCAGGCGCGGGCCGCGGGCGAAGCCGTCGAACAGGGTTTCCGTATCACCGTCGCGCCGGAGGACCTCATAGTCGAGAAGCAGCTGAGGTCCAATCCCGTGGATATTTGCCTGCTTATCGACGCGAGCGCGAGCATGGCCGGGCGGCGAATACACGCCGCGAAATACCTTGCTCGCCACCTGCTGCTGGCCACCAGGGACAAGGTGGCAGTGGTCATATTCCAGGAATCGAGCGTCAAGGTGCACGTGCCCTTCACGCGCGCCTACCAGAAGATCGAGCTCGGGGTGATGCGCATCCAGCCGCTCGGCCTGACGCCACTCGCCGAGGGGATCATAGGTTGCCTCGAGTACGTCAAGGCGGCGCGCGTGAAGAATCCGCTCATATTGATGATTACCGACGGCATACCTACCGTCCCGAAGTGGAGCCTCAATCCCATAGACGACGCACTCCAGGCCGCCACCACGATCCCGCAAATGAGGGTGAAGTTCGGCTGCGTGGGTCTCGAACCGAACAAATCGTTCCTCGAGAGCCTGACCAAGAAGGCCGGGGGGACGCTTTACATAGTCGATGAACTGGAGAAGGACTCCCTGGCGACCATCGCGCACAGGGAAAGGGCCAAGGTGACGGCCGGGAACGCCTGA
- a CDS encoding adenine phosphoribosyltransferase, which yields MDLERKLRVIPDYPKPGISFKDITPLLKDGAAFRESIRLMAAECSKRECELIVAPEARGFILGAALAYELGAGFIPVRKKGKLPWECLRGEYKLEYNTDVLEMHVDAIRKGQKIIVVDDVLATGGTISATLDMVERAGGLVSAVAFLIELLYLPGRKNLQKYDVISIIKLES from the coding sequence ATGGATCTCGAGCGTAAACTGCGGGTCATCCCGGACTACCCAAAGCCGGGGATAAGCTTCAAGGATATCACGCCGCTGCTCAAGGACGGCGCGGCGTTCAGGGAATCGATACGGCTGATGGCGGCCGAGTGCTCCAAGCGTGAATGCGAGCTCATTGTCGCCCCCGAGGCGCGTGGGTTTATACTCGGAGCCGCGCTCGCCTACGAGCTCGGCGCCGGGTTCATCCCGGTGAGGAAAAAGGGGAAGCTCCCATGGGAGTGCCTTCGCGGGGAATACAAGCTCGAGTACAACACGGACGTCCTCGAGATGCACGTGGACGCGATACGAAAAGGCCAGAAGATCATCGTGGTGGACGATGTACTCGCGACTGGCGGGACAATATCTGCTACACTCGATATGGTGGAGAGAGCGGGTGGACTGGTGTCCGCGGTGGCATTCCTGATAGAACTCCTGTACCTGCCGGGGCGCAAGAACCTGCAGAAATACGACGTCATATCAATAATCAAGCTCGAGTCATAG
- a CDS encoding LapA family protein translates to MGEVVARVFLIVGFAFALIVALFAVQNSMVVSVRFFTWGFETSLVLVVIASAALGAMSAGVLGLPGSIRLRLKVRELDGKIRRLESELKAAREAAAPATQPALDRQSSQGEEGAGDGSRA, encoded by the coding sequence ATGGGAGAGGTGGTGGCGCGCGTGTTTCTCATCGTGGGCTTTGCGTTCGCCCTTATCGTGGCGCTTTTCGCGGTTCAGAACTCCATGGTTGTCTCGGTCCGGTTCTTCACGTGGGGTTTTGAGACCTCGCTCGTCCTGGTTGTCATCGCATCTGCCGCTCTCGGAGCAATGTCGGCGGGCGTGCTCGGGCTTCCAGGTTCTATCCGGCTCCGGCTCAAGGTAAGGGAACTCGACGGGAAGATTAGGCGGCTCGAATCCGAGCTGAAGGCCGCCAGGGAAGCGGCCGCACCGGCGACACAACCCGCGCTTGACAGGCAGTCCAGTCAGGGAGAGGAAGGTGCAGGAGATGGATCTCGAGCGTAA